The Methanothermobacter tenebrarum genome window below encodes:
- the nadC gene encoding carboxylating nicotinate-nucleotide diphosphorylase, translating into MLRRLIKEDMGFEDITTNALIEVGLEAEAEVISNDDGIIAGVEVAEITCDDFNLDFKAYKLDGDKVREDEIILSMKGDARHILLIERTLLNLMMRMSGIATTTYNLVQRARKYNPKIIIAGTRKTTPGLQWWEKHAIRIGGGDTHRFRLDDCAMIKDNHISLIGDLEEAIRKVRSYISFTKKIEVEVESVEDAILAARCGADIILLDNMRPSVIKDVISALERENLRDNVIIEASGGINPDNIHKYAATGVDVISMGFITHSTPVLDLSLEMSKL; encoded by the coding sequence ATGTTAAGGAGATTAATAAAAGAGGATATGGGCTTTGAGGATATAACAACTAACGCACTTATAGAAGTTGGCTTGGAAGCCGAGGCAGAGGTCATATCCAATGATGATGGTATAATAGCTGGGGTTGAGGTTGCAGAGATTACATGTGATGATTTCAATTTAGACTTTAAAGCATATAAGTTAGATGGTGATAAGGTTAGAGAGGATGAAATCATACTCTCAATGAAAGGGGATGCAAGGCATATTCTCCTTATTGAAAGAACCCTCCTTAATCTGATGATGAGGATGAGCGGTATAGCCACTACCACATATAATTTAGTGCAGAGGGCGCGAAAATATAACCCCAAGATTATAATTGCTGGAACTCGTAAGACAACACCCGGCTTGCAATGGTGGGAAAAACATGCCATCCGTATTGGTGGGGGTGACACTCACCGTTTCAGGCTTGACGATTGTGCTATGATAAAAGATAATCATATTTCACTCATCGGAGATTTGGAGGAGGCTATCAGGAAGGTTAGGTCCTATATAAGTTTCACGAAGAAGATAGAAGTAGAGGTTGAGTCTGTTGAGGATGCTATTCTAGCTGCAAGGTGTGGTGCTGATATAATACTCCTTGATAATATGAGGCCATCAGTTATTAAGGATGTTATCAGTGCACTTGAAAGGGAAAACTTGAGGGATAATGTTATCATCGAGGCTTCAGGTGGCATAAACCCTGATAATATTCATAAATATGCTGCTACTGGGGTTGATGTGATATCAATGGGTTTTATCACACATTCAACGCCTGTATTAGATTTAAGTTTGGAAATGAGCAAATTGTGA
- the rnz gene encoding ribonuclease Z, with product MELIFLGTSAAIPSKKRNHTAIALKAFGEVFLFDCGEGTQRQMAKAKVSPMKIEKIFISHLHGDHLLGLPGMIQTMAFRGREEPLHIFGPAGLKEMLEAAMKLGYFSMNFDVYVHEISAGKIIEKEEYVISCVETEHTVPNLSYCFEEKKKPRFLRDKAIKLGLRPGPAFGKLHRGIPVRLGDRIIRPEEVLGKPRKGIKITYSGDTRPSENLVKLAKNSHILIHEATFEAGKEDKALETGHSTASEAAEIAKESNVKNLILTHLSTRYKRSDIIEKAAREIFKNTIVAYDLMSVEVRKYATEDDN from the coding sequence ATGGAATTAATATTCCTCGGAACCTCGGCAGCAATACCCTCAAAGAAAAGAAACCATACCGCAATAGCTTTAAAAGCATTCGGTGAAGTGTTCCTATTCGATTGTGGAGAGGGGACTCAGCGGCAGATGGCGAAGGCAAAGGTAAGTCCAATGAAGATAGAAAAAATATTCATAAGCCATTTACATGGGGACCACCTCCTAGGTTTGCCTGGGATGATCCAGACAATGGCATTCCGTGGGAGAGAAGAACCCTTACACATATTCGGCCCAGCAGGCCTCAAGGAAATGCTTGAGGCGGCGATGAAACTTGGATATTTTTCAATGAACTTTGACGTTTATGTGCATGAGATAAGTGCTGGTAAGATCATAGAAAAGGAAGAATATGTTATAAGTTGTGTTGAGACAGAGCACACAGTACCTAACCTATCATATTGTTTCGAGGAAAAGAAAAAGCCTAGGTTTTTAAGGGATAAGGCTATAAAGTTGGGTTTAAGACCTGGACCAGCATTTGGGAAGCTCCATAGGGGCATCCCAGTACGTTTAGGTGACAGGATCATAAGACCGGAAGAGGTTCTTGGAAAACCACGGAAGGGTATTAAAATAACATATTCAGGTGATACAAGACCATCCGAGAATCTTGTAAAATTGGCTAAAAATTCCCATATACTCATCCATGAAGCCACATTCGAAGCAGGTAAAGAAGATAAAGCTCTTGAAACTGGACACTCCACCGCTTCTGAGGCTGCTGAGATCGCTAAAGAATCCAATGTGAAAAACCTGATCTTAACACACCTTAGCACCCGTTATAAACGATCTGATATTATCGAAAAGGCGGCCAGGGAAATATTTAAGAATACTATAGTAGCCTATGACCTCATGTCTGTTGAGGTGAGGAAATATGCAACCGAAGATGATAATTGA
- a CDS encoding mechanosensitive ion channel family protein, translating to MQPKMIIEGLVIIGVTIFATLVITRWISRLLYKSAKKWELDLTVIHVLNDIIKYTLYILAVAIILKWFGIDLTGLILSIGIVGVAVGFAARDTLANFISGLFILADKSFKIGDVIEISNQKGTVIKMGFRTTTICTPDNKIITIPNSSFSKNPYVNYTASHKRRIDLKVNIPLEVDIKEFEEKIKEIISKIDGLLPEPEPNLIILEIADTGIIAKVTAWTDKTDKVVYYKSIIGENIKKLIKR from the coding sequence ATGCAACCGAAGATGATAATTGAAGGTTTAGTCATTATAGGGGTTACAATATTCGCCACATTAGTTATAACAAGGTGGATTTCGCGTCTGCTTTACAAAAGCGCGAAAAAATGGGAATTAGATTTAACAGTAATACATGTGTTAAATGATATAATAAAATACACCTTATATATATTAGCAGTGGCCATAATCTTGAAATGGTTCGGGATCGATCTTACCGGGCTAATTTTAAGTATAGGGATAGTAGGTGTTGCAGTAGGCTTCGCTGCTAGAGATACATTAGCAAATTTTATATCAGGACTTTTCATACTTGCAGATAAAAGTTTCAAGATTGGTGACGTCATCGAAATTTCCAACCAAAAAGGTACCGTTATAAAAATGGGTTTCAGGACAACAACAATATGCACTCCTGACAATAAAATTATAACAATACCAAATTCTTCTTTTTCAAAAAACCCCTATGTTAATTATACAGCGTCCCATAAGCGTAGGATAGATCTCAAGGTAAACATACCCCTGGAGGTTGATATAAAAGAATTTGAAGAAAAGATAAAAGAGATAATCAGTAAAATAGATGGTCTCTTACCAGAACCAGAACCTAATCTCATCATATTGGAGATTGCAGATACTGGTATAATCGCTAAAGTAACAGCTTGGACTGACAAAACAGATAAAGTTGTCTATTACAAGTCTATAATAGGAGAAAATATCAAAAAACTTATTAAAAGGTGA